A genomic stretch from Oryzias latipes chromosome 24, ASM223467v1 includes:
- the ostm1 gene encoding osteopetrosis-associated transmembrane protein 1 — translation MSPCGNCLIFVFFVINICAFVNCDEGTSLDSGDQVRPDSPGLPRVPSSLLADSFVPLSLMSSFPEDLEISNYCLELLSIFSQRYSDYVKCLVPAARPVRVCMKCYSGYGSLLNAYMNISSDQMGPGNESCRDSLMRSDRLMLVYVLFSNMQDLWEKSNCDFCITEKFQGVNNETTHFMKNLNQTLSCFEKYQQGNHTELCKNCKSSYKGLNELYSSMEKTLCIDVEDAMNMTRILWSKNFNCSMPRGETVPVIAVSSFMLFLPIIFYLSSFLHSEQKKRKLIHPKRMKSYSSLMNIQDKRS, via the exons ATGTCGCCCTGCggaaattgtttgatttttgtgttttttgtaataaatatttGCGCGTTTGTAAACTGTGACGAAGGGACGTCTTTAGATTCGGGGGACCAGGTAAGACCTGACTCGCCGGGTTTACCCCGCGTCCCCAGCTCTCTTCTTGCGGACTCGTTTGTCCCCCTCAGTTTGATGTCTTCCTTCCCTGAGGACCTGGAGATCAGCAACTACTGCCTGGAGTTGCTAAGTATCTTCAGCCAGCGTTACTCTGACTATGTGAAGTGCTTGGTTCCTGCTGCTAGACCCGTCAGGGTTTGCATGAAGTGCTACTCTGGTTATGGGAGTCTGCTGAACGCCTACATGAACATCTCATCCGACCAG ATGGGTCCTGGTAATGAGAGCTGCAGGGACAGCCTGATGCGCAGCGACCGGCTGATGCTGGTTTACGTGCTCTTCAGCAACATGCAGGATCTCTGGGAAAAATCCAACTGTGACT TTTGCATCACTGAGAAGTTCCAGGGGGTAAATAACGAGACAACGCATTTTATGAAGAACCTCAACCAAACGCTCAGCTGCTTTGAAAAGTACCAGCAG GGGAACCACACGGAACTTTGCAAAAACTGTAAGAGCTCATACAAGGGGTTAAATGAGCTTTACAGCAGCATGGAGAAGACTCTGTGCATTGACGTTGAAGATGCG ATGAACATGACTCGTATTCTGTGGAGCAAGAACTTTAACTGCTCCATGCCTCGTGGCGAGACCGTGCCGGTCATTGCTGTGTCCAGCTTTATGCTCTTTCTGCCCATCATCTTCTACCTGAGCAGCTTCCTTCACTCTGAGCAGAAGAAACGCAAGCTCATCCATC